A single genomic interval of Lacrimispora sphenoides JCM 1415 harbors:
- a CDS encoding YmaF family protein, protein MDNYSQDWFNECCDCHNKRQTHVHEVQGSVEIAEREEDPHNHRFATVSGEAIPAGKNHIHEVKFRTDFYENHFHEFRGKTSLAIPVGGGRHVHFLESVTEVSDGHFHEFRVATLIEDPIGGEA, encoded by the coding sequence ATGGATAATTATAGCCAAGATTGGTTTAATGAATGTTGTGATTGCCATAATAAGCGGCAGACACACGTTCATGAAGTTCAAGGCAGCGTAGAGATAGCAGAACGCGAAGAAGATCCTCATAATCATCGTTTTGCTACGGTTTCTGGTGAAGCAATTCCTGCTGGTAAGAACCACATTCATGAAGTAAAATTTAGAACAGATTTTTATGAAAATCATTTTCATGAATTTCGTGGCAAAACATCGCTTGCAATTCCTGTTGGGGGTGGCAGACATGTTCATTTTCTGGAATCCGTTACAGAAGTGAGCGATGGTCACTTTCATGAATTTAGAGTGGCCACCTTGATTGAAGATCCTATCGGCGGAGAAGCCTAA
- a CDS encoding CAP domain-containing protein, producing the protein MRKLTALGMITLTLTSMIPLTANAAVAKPYSQCNNGRNVVTVSKNCNLDDLKSRLQQLGVDGNNVDWSKLINNGNSGKNCNNGNTGNTGNNGNTGNTGNTGNNGNTGNTGNNGNTGNTGNNGNTGTTPDDSTGTSTNKSYTQQVVDLVNAERAKEGLAPLTIDPNVEKAATVRANEIQSNFDHTRPNGSSFSTALKEQGVNYRGAGENIAWGQKTPQDVVNAWMNSAGHRANIMNKSYTHIGVGNTQNNSGTQYWVQLFTY; encoded by the coding sequence TTGAGAAAACTAACGGCACTTGGAATGATTACACTTACTTTAACGAGTATGATACCATTGACAGCTAATGCAGCGGTGGCAAAACCTTACAGCCAATGCAACAATGGAAGGAATGTAGTAACAGTGAGCAAGAACTGTAATTTAGATGATTTAAAGTCTAGATTGCAGCAATTAGGAGTTGATGGAAATAACGTCGACTGGTCTAAACTCATCAATAACGGTAATTCAGGCAAGAATTGTAATAATGGTAACACTGGTAATACTGGTAACAACGGTAATACCGGCAATACCGGAAATACTGGAAATAATGGCAATACTGGAAATACCGGTAACAACGGTAACACCGGAAATACCGGCAATAATGGAAATACCGGTACTACTCCAGATGATTCTACGGGCACTTCGACCAATAAGTCCTATACCCAGCAGGTAGTAGACCTTGTAAATGCTGAAAGAGCAAAAGAAGGACTGGCTCCTCTTACCATTGATCCTAATGTGGAGAAAGCAGCAACCGTGAGAGCCAATGAGATACAGTCAAATTTTGACCATACACGGCCAAATGGCAGCTCATTTTCAACTGCTTTAAAAGAGCAGGGCGTGAATTACCGCGGCGCAGGCGAGAACATCGCATGGGGACAGAAAACTCCTCAGGATGTTGTAAATGCCTGGATGAACAGTGCAGGTCATCGTGCAAACATCATGAATAAGAGCTATACACATATTGGTGTAGGTAATACTCAGAATAACTCCGGAACTCAGTACTGGGTACAGTTATTTACATATTAA
- a CDS encoding RrF2 family transcriptional regulator — MKISTKGRYAVRLMIDLAEHNHGEYIPLMDIAKRQEISEKYLESIVSVLSKSNLLISLRGKGGGYKLAKNPEDYTVGSILRLTEGSLAPVSCLEGEVNDCSRACHCRTLPMWEGFNKLINDYFDGITIADLVSSSDYSNDYII, encoded by the coding sequence ATGAAGATTTCAACAAAAGGCCGCTATGCGGTAAGACTCATGATAGATCTGGCTGAGCACAATCATGGAGAATATATCCCTCTCATGGATATTGCAAAGAGGCAGGAGATATCGGAAAAATACTTGGAATCCATTGTTTCGGTTCTGAGTAAAAGCAATCTGCTCATTTCCCTGAGGGGAAAGGGCGGCGGTTATAAACTGGCGAAAAACCCGGAGGATTATACCGTAGGCAGTATATTAAGGCTTACGGAAGGATCTCTTGCTCCGGTTTCCTGCCTGGAAGGAGAGGTGAATGACTGCTCAAGGGCCTGTCATTGCCGGACACTACCCATGTGGGAGGGTTTCAATAAGCTGATTAATGATTACTTTGACGGAATAACCATAGCTGATCTGGTTTCCAGCAGCGATTATTCAAACGATTATATTATATAA
- a CDS encoding ATP-binding protein → MFDGDMAQEHDLSLEQMKKMSPEEYVLVDVRDQTAYNHGFIPGAINIEKEALLNGEPSLPRDRKIILYCLKGIISEEAADYLTKQGYEAYNLRGGYGEWLLRAMEKEDTGKERLEEIEKSIRKKFHKELFSRFAKAVNEYELVKENDRVAVCISGGKDSMLMAKLFQELRRHNKFPFELVFLVMDPGYNETNRQVIENNAKLLNIPITVFETQIFDAVYDVQKSPCYLCARMRRGYLYSKAKELGCNKIALGHHYDDVIETILMGMMYGAQIQTMMPKLHSTNFEGMELIRPMYLIREDDIKGWRDYNDLHFIQCACRFTDTCTTCRTDGSTGSKRMEIKDLIRQLKEVNPYIESNIFKSVENVNLNTIIAYKENGNVHHFLDGYDLDT, encoded by the coding sequence ATGTTTGACGGCGATATGGCTCAAGAGCACGATCTTTCATTGGAACAAATGAAGAAAATGAGCCCGGAGGAATATGTGCTTGTAGACGTCAGGGATCAGACGGCATACAACCATGGATTTATACCGGGGGCTATCAATATTGAAAAAGAAGCATTGTTAAATGGAGAGCCTTCCCTTCCAAGGGACAGGAAGATCATATTATATTGCTTAAAAGGGATCATCAGTGAAGAGGCTGCAGATTATCTGACAAAACAGGGATATGAAGCGTATAATCTTCGCGGCGGCTATGGAGAATGGCTGCTTCGGGCCATGGAGAAAGAGGATACGGGAAAAGAACGCCTGGAAGAAATAGAAAAGAGCATCCGGAAGAAATTTCATAAGGAACTGTTCAGTAGATTTGCCAAGGCCGTTAATGAGTATGAGCTGGTAAAGGAAAATGACAGGGTTGCCGTCTGTATTTCAGGGGGTAAGGATTCCATGCTCATGGCAAAGTTGTTTCAGGAATTAAGGCGGCACAATAAGTTTCCTTTTGAGCTGGTCTTTCTTGTCATGGACCCAGGCTACAACGAAACCAACCGGCAGGTAATCGAAAACAATGCAAAGCTTTTGAATATACCCATCACCGTATTTGAAACCCAGATTTTTGATGCGGTTTATGATGTGCAGAAATCCCCGTGCTATCTGTGTGCCAGAATGAGGCGGGGTTATTTATACAGCAAGGCAAAGGAACTGGGCTGTAATAAGATCGCCCTGGGACATCATTACGATGATGTCATTGAAACAATACTGATGGGCATGATGTACGGAGCACAGATACAGACCATGATGCCCAAACTGCACAGTACGAATTTTGAAGGAATGGAACTCATCCGTCCTATGTATCTCATACGGGAGGATGATATTAAGGGTTGGAGAGATTACAATGACCTGCACTTCATTCAATGTGCATGCCGGTTTACAGATACCTGCACGACCTGCAGGACCGACGGCAGCACAGGATCAAAGAGAATGGAGATAAAAGATTTAATCAGGCAGTTAAAGGAAGTAAACCCGTATATTGAAAGTAATATATTTAAGAGCGTGGAAAATGTAAATTTAAATACCATCATTGCATACAAGGAAAATGGAAATGTACATCACTTCCTTGACGGTTATGATTTGGACACATAA
- a CDS encoding ThiF family adenylyltransferase: MLNQFSRTQLLLGEDAMEKLKSAKVAVFGIGGVGGYVVEALVRSGIRSFVLVDDDKVCLTNLNRQIIATRKTVGKYKVEVMKDRILEINPDAEVEMHQCFYLPENADDFDFKNYDYIVDAVDTVTAKLELIMRAKEAGVPVISCMGAGNKLDPTKFQVADIYKTTMCPLAKVMRRELKKRGVKKLKVVFSTEKPTRPLEDMSISCRTNCICPPGAKHKCTERRDIPGSVAFVPSVAGLIIAGEVIKDLSLNGKMGR; encoded by the coding sequence TTGTTAAACCAGTTTTCAAGAACCCAGTTGTTGTTGGGTGAAGATGCCATGGAAAAATTGAAGAGTGCAAAGGTTGCTGTATTTGGTATCGGCGGCGTAGGCGGATATGTGGTAGAAGCCTTGGTAAGAAGCGGAATCCGTTCCTTTGTACTAGTTGATGATGATAAGGTTTGTCTTACCAATTTAAACAGGCAGATCATAGCCACCAGAAAAACGGTAGGCAAATATAAAGTTGAAGTAATGAAGGACAGAATATTGGAAATCAATCCAGATGCCGAAGTGGAAATGCACCAGTGCTTCTACTTGCCGGAAAATGCGGATGATTTTGATTTTAAAAATTATGATTATATAGTAGATGCAGTTGATACCGTAACCGCAAAGCTTGAACTGATCATGCGGGCAAAAGAGGCAGGCGTCCCGGTCATCAGCTGTATGGGTGCAGGCAATAAACTGGACCCTACAAAATTTCAGGTTGCGGATATTTATAAAACCACCATGTGTCCCCTTGCAAAGGTCATGCGCAGAGAGCTTAAGAAAAGGGGCGTAAAGAAGCTTAAGGTTGTTTTTTCCACAGAAAAGCCAACAAGGCCCCTGGAGGATATGTCCATCAGCTGCAGGACAAACTGTATCTGCCCGCCGGGAGCCAAACATAAGTGCACGGAGCGGAGAGATATTCCCGGAAGCGTGGCCTTTGTTCCTTCTGTGGCAGGGCTTATCATAGCCGGAGAAGTGATCAAGGATCTGTCTCTAAATGGAAAGATGGGGAGGTAA
- a CDS encoding cation-translocating P-type ATPase, translated as MENWYVASIAETLEHFNTNENTGISDQEVANRQSKYGKNEFAKQEKTSLIKEILHHLKDISTIILLLAALLSLGMALKDGHGFIEPVVIVSIVILNLILAITQERGAEKALEALSSLNSPNCIVIRDGVQKEMDTSELVPGDIIKLQLGSIVPADARLITSTNLQVDESALTGESEPSEKDADILLQGSVPLGDQLNMVFSSCHVTSGHGLAMVTATGMQTEMGKIAGYLNNSQKLKTPLQRRLERIAKSISIVAIAAAVLLFAIGILQGESVWSMVMLAATLAVAAVPETLNLIVTLSLSQGVKNMVNKNALIRKLSAVETLGNTSVICSDKTGTLTQNRMTIEKLWIPGNEPFKAGDEFEKDQTELLSMFALASNASVQEEEDGTLTIMGNPTEKAIMRLLHEKGLSKERISEQYRIVGEIPFSSERKMMTIVLEASSGGYLILTKGALDRLPLKAFDEKAKNEVDYVHKIFAGEALRVLALGIRYVKEAPSMENPEEIEQDLELCGLIGLIDPARPEAAQAVERAKMAGIRTIMITGDHAATASAIARNIGILGENEKVLTGQQLNDMSDEDLCRNIHHYSVYARVSPEDKIRIVEAWQENGEVVSMTGDGVNDTPALKAADVGISMGQSGTEVAKSASDMVLTDDNFATIIDAVSEGRNVFSNIRKTVYFLLVCNISEIVIMLVAQLKGWGIPVTPIMLLLVNVLGDGIPGICLSRDTSDPRLMDREPIRRDEGFLSGGLLPVIIQQTIACSVVVLVGYYIGTFRTLPGMQEPSQAIGQTVAFLVLGWTSILHLFTVRSRKSIFKRTIKDNPPVLYSTMAMIAVFSLLVAFPPLGKIFGLTAIDSHHWLLAAGLSVIPTIVAEIGKFIDEQTNIREVYEYRNRVIRHRIRKDDSF; from the coding sequence GTGGAAAATTGGTATGTAGCTAGCATAGCAGAGACACTTGAACATTTTAACACGAACGAAAATACTGGAATATCGGATCAAGAGGTAGCAAACCGACAAAGCAAGTATGGAAAAAATGAGTTTGCAAAGCAGGAAAAAACCAGTCTGATCAAAGAAATCCTGCACCATCTTAAAGATATTTCAACGATAATACTTCTTTTGGCTGCCTTGCTGTCTTTGGGGATGGCATTGAAGGATGGTCATGGCTTTATAGAGCCAGTTGTAATCGTTTCGATTGTTATCTTAAACCTAATACTTGCAATAACCCAGGAGCGGGGCGCTGAAAAAGCCCTGGAGGCATTGTCCAGCTTAAACTCTCCTAACTGTATTGTTATACGGGATGGCGTACAAAAAGAGATGGATACAAGTGAATTGGTTCCCGGTGATATCATTAAGCTTCAACTGGGAAGCATTGTTCCTGCCGACGCACGCCTGATCACCAGCACCAATTTACAGGTGGATGAATCGGCGCTCACAGGAGAAAGCGAGCCATCGGAAAAAGATGCGGATATTCTGCTGCAGGGCAGTGTACCTCTGGGAGATCAGCTTAATATGGTATTCTCCAGCTGCCATGTAACATCAGGGCATGGGTTAGCCATGGTTACTGCTACCGGAATGCAGACAGAGATGGGGAAGATTGCAGGATATCTTAACAACTCACAGAAATTAAAAACACCGCTGCAGCGGCGTTTGGAGCGAATTGCAAAGTCCATCAGCATTGTTGCCATTGCAGCAGCTGTATTGCTCTTTGCCATCGGTATATTACAGGGTGAATCCGTTTGGTCCATGGTTATGCTTGCGGCCACTCTGGCTGTAGCAGCAGTACCGGAAACCCTGAATTTAATTGTAACCTTATCCCTTTCCCAGGGCGTTAAAAATATGGTGAATAAAAATGCTCTGATCCGCAAGCTGTCCGCAGTAGAGACTCTTGGCAACACCTCGGTCATCTGCTCAGATAAGACCGGAACACTGACCCAGAACCGGATGACCATTGAAAAGCTTTGGATTCCTGGAAATGAGCCGTTTAAAGCCGGAGATGAATTTGAGAAGGATCAGACAGAGCTTCTTTCGATGTTTGCACTGGCAAGCAACGCCTCTGTCCAGGAAGAAGAGGATGGAACCTTAACCATCATGGGAAATCCGACGGAGAAAGCCATCATGCGCCTTCTCCATGAAAAGGGCTTATCCAAAGAACGTATTTCTGAGCAATACCGCATCGTAGGAGAAATTCCTTTTTCTTCTGAACGTAAGATGATGACCATTGTTTTAGAGGCGTCCTCGGGAGGATATTTAATTCTTACGAAAGGTGCTCTTGACCGATTGCCTCTCAAAGCATTTGATGAGAAAGCAAAGAATGAAGTTGACTATGTTCATAAGATTTTTGCCGGAGAGGCACTTCGTGTTCTGGCCCTTGGGATCCGATATGTAAAGGAAGCTCCTTCTATGGAAAACCCGGAGGAAATTGAGCAGGATCTGGAATTATGCGGGCTTATTGGTTTAATTGATCCGGCTCGTCCGGAAGCAGCCCAGGCAGTAGAAAGGGCAAAGATGGCCGGTATCCGTACCATCATGATCACCGGGGATCATGCGGCGACAGCAAGTGCAATCGCTAGAAACATTGGAATTCTAGGTGAAAATGAAAAGGTTCTTACCGGACAGCAGTTAAATGATATGTCTGATGAAGACCTTTGCAGGAATATCCATCATTATTCTGTTTATGCCCGGGTTTCCCCAGAGGATAAGATCCGCATTGTTGAAGCATGGCAGGAAAATGGGGAAGTTGTTTCCATGACCGGAGACGGTGTCAATGATACGCCGGCACTGAAGGCAGCAGACGTTGGAATCTCCATGGGTCAAAGCGGAACTGAAGTAGCAAAAAGTGCTTCTGACATGGTTTTAACAGATGACAACTTTGCTACGATTATAGATGCGGTATCAGAGGGTAGGAATGTTTTCTCGAATATCAGAAAAACTGTTTACTTTCTGCTGGTATGTAATATTTCGGAAATTGTCATTATGCTGGTTGCCCAGTTAAAAGGCTGGGGTATCCCTGTAACACCGATCATGCTGTTGTTAGTCAATGTGCTGGGTGACGGTATTCCAGGAATTTGCTTATCCAGGGATACTTCGGATCCTCGTCTTATGGATCGGGAACCTATCCGCAGAGACGAAGGATTTTTATCCGGTGGCCTTCTTCCGGTAATTATACAGCAGACCATTGCGTGCTCGGTTGTGGTTCTGGTTGGATATTACATCGGTACGTTCCGGACACTTCCGGGAATGCAGGAACCCTCTCAGGCAATCGGACAGACCGTTGCCTTTCTGGTTTTAGGCTGGACCTCCATCCTACATTTATTTACAGTCCGCAGCAGGAAGTCTATCTTCAAGCGGACCATTAAAGATAATCCGCCGGTATTATACAGTACCATGGCCATGATTGCAGTATTCAGCCTTCTGGTGGCATTCCCGCCCTTAGGAAAAATCTTTGGTTTAACTGCCATAGATTCTCATCACTGGCTGCTTGCAGCTGGTCTTTCCGTAATACCGACGATCGTAGCCGAGATTGGAAAGTTCATTGATGAACAGACAAACATTCGCGAGGTTTATGAATACCGAAATCGTGTGATCCGCCACCGGATAAGAAAAGACGACAGTTTTTAA
- a CDS encoding helix-turn-helix domain-containing protein: MIGKRIRTLREERNLSQEKLAAELGVSRMTVNNYENEKRAPDIDFAGHIADYFGVTVGYLMGATEYRYKQDEIVSLKRAEKLFRIMEKLPQPEIQEMISSLIETLEKSVELDMTDEIVHVVNLLCVQVRRLLYSYENLKGDIAVPVKKLKELSVSEENIRQVVHDKPRTVYDAAFQSIKQITQEVDCCAETMERRLERLMEEKLKEPMNEEF, from the coding sequence ATGATAGGAAAACGTATCAGAACTCTTCGGGAAGAAAGGAACTTGAGCCAGGAAAAGCTGGCTGCAGAGCTCGGAGTGAGCCGGATGACGGTCAACAATTACGAGAATGAGAAGCGGGCACCGGATATTGATTTTGCCGGGCATATAGCTGATTATTTCGGAGTGACGGTTGGATATTTAATGGGAGCGACTGAGTATCGCTACAAGCAGGATGAAATCGTATCTCTTAAAAGAGCGGAAAAGCTGTTCCGAATTATGGAAAAGCTTCCCCAGCCGGAGATACAGGAGATGATCTCTTCTCTTATTGAGACCTTGGAAAAGTCCGTGGAGCTGGATATGACCGATGAAATTGTACATGTAGTAAATCTACTCTGTGTACAGGTTCGCAGGCTTTTATACAGCTATGAAAATTTAAAGGGCGATATTGCGGTTCCGGTTAAGAAACTTAAGGAGCTATCGGTTTCGGAAGAGAACATCAGACAGGTAGTTCATGATAAGCCAAGAACCGTTTATGATGCTGCATTCCAGTCGATCAAGCAGATCACGCAGGAAGTGGACTGCTGCGCGGAGACCATGGAGCGAAGACTGGAAAGGTTGATGGAAGAGAAACTTAAGGAACCAATGAATGAAGAATTTTAA
- a CDS encoding hemerythrin domain-containing protein, whose amino-acid sequence MYGIDILMKEHENILTFTGFLRSISADILEGKPVDAPLLRECLEFARNYADKHHHGKEEKILFRIMMENMGPVAEKLIRNGMLVEHDLGRLYLSELEKAIDEYEKNPGTESKLDIISNAVGYGALLKRHIEKEDEAAYAFAVRALAEDKLKAVDDETESFERQAKDQGVQDKYESWIREKTR is encoded by the coding sequence ATGTACGGAATAGATATCTTAATGAAGGAGCATGAGAACATTCTGACTTTTACCGGCTTTCTAAGAAGCATCAGCGCCGATATTCTGGAGGGGAAGCCGGTGGATGCCCCCCTGCTGCGGGAATGCCTTGAATTTGCAAGAAATTACGCAGATAAGCATCATCACGGAAAGGAAGAAAAGATCCTGTTCCGGATCATGATGGAAAATATGGGACCTGTTGCGGAAAAGCTAATCAGGAATGGAATGCTTGTGGAACATGATCTGGGAAGACTTTACCTTTCTGAGCTGGAAAAAGCCATTGATGAATATGAGAAAAATCCGGGAACAGAATCAAAGCTAGATATTATCTCCAATGCAGTTGGCTATGGTGCCTTATTAAAGCGCCATATTGAAAAAGAAGATGAGGCCGCCTATGCATTTGCAGTACGTGCACTGGCAGAAGATAAGTTAAAAGCTGTGGATGACGAAACGGAATCATTTGAAAGACAGGCAAAGGATCAGGGCGTACAGGATAAGTACGAATCCTGGATCCGCGAAAAAACAAGGTAA
- a CDS encoding DUF1858 domain-containing protein has product MITKEMYIGEILRSNPKAAEILMGCGMHCLGCPSSQMESLEDACMVHGLDADTVLDKLNQ; this is encoded by the coding sequence ATGATAACGAAAGAAATGTATATTGGAGAAATATTAAGAAGCAATCCAAAGGCAGCGGAGATTTTAATGGGCTGCGGTATGCACTGTCTGGGATGTCCGTCATCCCAGATGGAATCCTTAGAAGATGCTTGTATGGTACACGGGCTTGATGCAGACACAGTGCTGGACAAGCTGAACCAATAA
- the hcp gene encoding hydroxylamine reductase, giving the protein MDHKMFCFQCEQTAGCSGCTGSAGVCGKSASTANLQDELTGALSGLAKACGNNSPLETTTRILIEGLFTTITNVNFNDEVLAEMIKRVREEKEKIVPDCSKCTSVCGNTSDYDMKNIWEDQEDIRSLKSLILFGLRGVAAYAYHAMVLGYEDEGVNHFFYKALSVISYDLTMEQLLPVVLEVGEINLKCMELLDKANTTAFGTPEPTKVPLTIEKGPFIVITGHDLYDLKQLLEQTKDKGINIYTHGEMLPAHGYPELKKYPHLKGNFGTAWQNQQKEFDNLPAPILFTTNCLMPVKKSYADRVFTTEVVSYPEMVHIGDDKDFAPVIKKALELGGYEEDHEMTGINGGKEVMTGFSHGTVLGVADQVIDAVKQGAISHFFLVGGCDGAKTGRNYYTDFVKQTPEDSIILTLACGKYRFNDLDLGTIGGLPRIMDMGQCNDAFSAIKVAVALAEAFGCGVNELPLSMILSWYEQKAVCILLTLLHLGIKNIYLGPSLPAFLSPNVLNFLVENYGISPISTPEEDLKKILG; this is encoded by the coding sequence ATGGATCATAAAATGTTTTGCTTTCAGTGTGAGCAGACGGCAGGCTGCAGCGGATGTACGGGCAGCGCAGGAGTGTGCGGCAAATCCGCAAGCACCGCAAATTTACAGGATGAACTGACAGGCGCCCTGAGCGGGCTGGCAAAGGCATGCGGCAATAATTCCCCTTTGGAGACTACCACAAGAATCCTTATAGAAGGGCTGTTTACCACCATCACAAATGTAAATTTCAATGATGAAGTTTTAGCAGAGATGATTAAAAGGGTACGGGAAGAAAAAGAAAAGATCGTGCCGGATTGCAGCAAATGTACCTCTGTTTGCGGAAATACTTCCGATTATGATATGAAGAACATTTGGGAGGACCAGGAAGATATCCGTTCCTTAAAATCTTTGATTTTATTCGGACTTCGGGGCGTTGCAGCTTATGCCTATCATGCTATGGTTTTAGGATATGAAGATGAAGGAGTCAATCATTTCTTCTATAAGGCGTTGTCAGTTATTAGCTATGATCTGACCATGGAGCAGCTGCTTCCGGTGGTTCTTGAAGTGGGAGAGATCAATTTAAAATGCATGGAGCTGCTTGATAAAGCAAATACCACCGCATTTGGAACTCCGGAGCCAACCAAAGTGCCTCTTACCATTGAAAAAGGTCCGTTTATCGTAATCACCGGACATGATTTATATGATTTAAAACAGCTTCTTGAGCAGACAAAGGATAAGGGGATCAATATCTATACCCACGGAGAGATGCTTCCGGCCCATGGCTATCCGGAATTAAAGAAATATCCACATTTAAAGGGGAATTTCGGAACTGCATGGCAGAATCAGCAAAAAGAGTTTGATAACCTTCCTGCACCCATTCTCTTTACTACAAACTGCCTGATGCCAGTGAAAAAGAGCTATGCCGACCGTGTATTCACCACAGAAGTGGTTTCCTATCCGGAAATGGTCCACATAGGAGATGATAAAGACTTTGCTCCTGTCATTAAAAAGGCGCTGGAGCTTGGCGGATATGAAGAAGACCATGAAATGACAGGAATCAACGGCGGCAAAGAAGTCATGACAGGATTTTCCCATGGAACCGTATTGGGAGTTGCAGATCAGGTCATTGATGCAGTGAAGCAGGGAGCAATCAGCCACTTCTTCTTAGTAGGCGGCTGTGACGGTGCTAAGACAGGAAGAAATTATTATACCGATTTTGTAAAGCAGACGCCTGAGGATTCTATTATCTTAACCCTTGCCTGCGGAAAATACCGTTTTAACGACCTTGATCTTGGAACCATTGGAGGCCTTCCAAGAATCATGGATATGGGGCAGTGTAATGATGCATTCAGTGCCATCAAGGTAGCGGTTGCTCTGGCGGAAGCGTTTGGATGCGGGGTCAATGAACTTCCCTTGTCCATGATATTATCCTGGTATGAACAGAAGGCAGTGTGCATTCTTCTTACCTTGCTGCATCTTGGAATCAAGAATATCTACCTGGGGCCATCTTTACCTGCATTCTTATCACCTAATGTATTAAACTTCCTTGTTGAAAACTACGGAATATCACCGATCAGCACACCGGAAGAAGATTTAAAGAAAATTCTTGGATAA
- a CDS encoding cupin domain-containing protein: MTEKFIKNIKHEEIVMLSDLVQANEGQIVSKTLAQNEALSITLFAFDKGEEISTHESNGDAMVTVLEGTGKFTVDGKEYLLNAGETLIMPAKKPHAVYAEERFKMELVVVF, from the coding sequence ATGACAGAGAAATTCATTAAAAATATAAAGCATGAAGAAATCGTAATGTTATCTGATCTGGTTCAGGCAAATGAAGGCCAGATTGTCAGCAAGACCCTTGCACAGAATGAAGCCCTTAGCATTACGTTATTTGCATTTGATAAAGGGGAAGAAATCAGTACCCACGAATCCAACGGGGATGCCATGGTGACTGTTTTGGAAGGAACCGGAAAATTTACGGTAGATGGTAAGGAATATCTGTTAAATGCAGGAGAGACCCTTATCATGCCTGCAAAAAAGCCTCATGCGGTTTATGCAGAGGAACGCTTTAAGATGGAATTGGTTGTAGTATTTTAA
- a CDS encoding Crp/Fnr family transcriptional regulator encodes MEEYLSILKKSNLFSGVQPEEISAMLKCLSARIKHYKKDEFIIRSGDYIRSVGMVLTGTALIIQEDFWGKRTIISEAMSGALFAETYACIPSIPIEMSVISDSECDVLFMDINRIMNVCTSACTFHTRLLQNFLSSIARRNLILTKKMQHMSKKTIREKLLSYLSAESLKNNSSTFDIPFNRQQLADYLSIDRSALSNEMSKLQDEGILTYKKNRFTLKEDLREG; translated from the coding sequence ATGGAGGAATACTTATCCATATTAAAAAAGTCAAACCTGTTTTCCGGAGTACAGCCGGAGGAAATAAGCGCAATGCTAAAATGCCTGTCGGCCCGGATTAAGCATTATAAAAAAGATGAATTTATTATAAGAAGCGGAGATTACATCCGTTCCGTTGGAATGGTGCTCACCGGGACTGCTCTCATCATACAGGAGGATTTCTGGGGCAAACGGACCATTATTTCCGAGGCGATGTCCGGCGCTCTTTTTGCGGAAACCTATGCCTGCATCCCCTCCATACCGATTGAAATGAGTGTTATCTCTGATTCCGAATGCGATGTGCTGTTTATGGATATTAACAGGATAATGAACGTCTGCACCTCCGCATGCACCTTCCACACACGCCTGTTACAAAATTTTTTATCTTCCATTGCCAGGCGGAATTTAATCCTCACGAAAAAAATGCAGCATATGTCCAAAAAGACCATCAGGGAAAAACTGCTCTCCTACCTTTCCGCCGAATCCTTAAAAAACAATTCCTCCACTTTTGATATTCCATTTAACAGGCAGCAGCTGGCGGATTACCTGTCAATTGACCGCAGTGCCCTGTCCAATGAAATGAGCAAATTGCAGGACGAAGGGATTTTAACCTATAAAAAGAACCGGTTCACGTTAAAAGAAGATCTCCGTGAAGGATAA